In Pseudomonadota bacterium, a single window of DNA contains:
- a CDS encoding PilZ domain-containing protein: MSRPKRRSHTRYACSLPVQIDAGEQTLRGVLLNVSLGGAFVDVVEKPAFGSEVLLRVKLPALREDALLPAFVRWRKETGIGVQFHSLRARAVWALNRLCRQLEPVDPQAPGT; this comes from the coding sequence GTGTCCCGTCCCAAGCGGCGCAGCCACACTCGTTATGCTTGCAGTCTCCCCGTCCAGATCGATGCTGGCGAGCAAACCCTGCGGGGCGTGCTGCTGAACGTGAGCCTTGGAGGTGCATTCGTCGACGTGGTTGAGAAACCCGCATTCGGAAGCGAAGTGCTCTTGCGCGTCAAGCTTCCCGCCCTGCGCGAGGATGCCTTGCTGCCCGCGTTCGTCAGGTGGCGCAAGGAAACTGGAATCGGGGTCCAGTTTCACAGCCTGCGCGCGCGTGCCGTCTGGGCGCTCAATCGGTTGTGCAGGCAGCTCGAGCCCGTTGATCCCCAAGCACCCGGCACATAG